One Podarcis muralis chromosome 1, rPodMur119.hap1.1, whole genome shotgun sequence genomic window carries:
- the TOGARAM1 gene encoding TOG array regulator of axonemal microtubules protein 1 isoform X2, with protein sequence MAREEPEAGGGGGGGGAEAEERPGREAAGGGGPSSSPQPPAGEGGLRFGLVPAELHARLLDQRDYRGRVGAMGQLKRVLGEAPAASLACLPAPSLLGLLSLLRALLDDSNFKVALGALEALRLLAARLGPAAGSRARLEPLVSAAAKVLGDAKLAVRQEYRQLFLALMRAAGPQPVLDLLLRPEHLRHRNARVREVVLAISVAALLTFPSEDFQLPALAAALAPALADAKRRVRHAALEAFAVLASALGPARAGTLLEAVDAVELRGEGEGVLGAVQARLARKTLPRLTENWFVEYAVPLPDSPHAAAGPWPRGADTDWLLEQGNRIQSAHSGSANAAGLAPFAEQGGCPRRVLSAGKGKLPWESDRPAPAAPAGRGCCFAKASDAAPLSPSNDFLQSPKLRPSQGVMASHQPHIPGKCGLLGFSHTRGKSGSVDSDLQFLGLSNPWQDKVCASLSFTSKPQRTFCSPPEHAPPLLGSHPSQGAFILPSYPFSSPRHSPKHTSPPADSLKKSQDFSNSWPLKSFEGLPKPSHQKKFSSPMAGEDAEAKPQDTPPIQLKPAFVRSPASRRGLSGTKPVPPIPRGLSPLPDRVEINVVGHKNGEPEDIWLNERDRKLAIDLSELNVNEKELDEEEMQSSLRSLRNSAAKKRAKLNGSTSDLESPDSVLKLDLTSESPSCLSSPSTSSYSESGVYSQESVTSPLSTAPQGMRTMSDIFPLVGGNSQPMKLSPTRNRGPITVEQSPTTGIMFHEKAASSVSISGQRLSYGNGSGDYEEDRQKVASPAILKGQSKEHQRHCKSTKGFTGPTSSLQQLTSLDFISPSALSEDSVVIVGKGVFGSPPSAPLSYGQSLIFSMENGDAPSFKQSMEPLSGIYGRAVQQQNPALYFDVENERDMKVALSKSAREKMRQKKREEKEYQEVRDLERKESHTWDLLKHNESEKKTTETRNAAFSPLLKRMSSVKRAQPSVLLESGEVSPGPRMQLKDRVLSVTHSPEIMEPSELRPFPKPDLALSEALHYLAEDDWEKKIEGLNWIRCLSAYHPDVLTAKLHETSLSVVQEVKNLRSVVSRAAVVCLGDLFNYLKKSMDQELDNTVKVLLHKAGELNTFIREDVDKALKAMVNNVTPARALSSLINGGQSHLNTAVRRCAAQHLSDVVEHMGPGRALSGIKDVTDKLLSAVAKFVQDGSQETRYYGRKMLFTLMTHADFDKMLEKYVLPKDLPYVKETVSSLRQKGLGEMPIVTPSAKGGRRGHTSNMDNSRSASVSREALNAGDREIREVREMPRKLAPRNALESAEYVKVITTLLNAKDFRDRINGIKQLLADTENNQDLVVANIVKIFDAFKSRLHDSNSKVNQVALETMHRLIPLLKEKLSPIINMLIPALVDNNLNSKNPGIYAAATNVIQALCQHLDNYLLLQPFCTKAQFLNGKAKQDITEKLAELVVELYPRKPHAVEQKVLVVLWHLLGNMTNSGSLPGAGGNIRTATAKLSKALFAQMGQNLLIQASSQSPHIKRTLEEFLDQAT encoded by the exons ATGGCCAGAGAGGAGCCcgaggccggcggcggcgggggcggcggggGCGCTGAGGCGGAGGAGCGGCCTGGGCGTGAGGCGGCGGGGGGCGGCGGCCCGTCCTCTTCCCCTCAGCCTCCTGCGGGCGAGGGGGGCCTGCGCTTCGGCCTGGTCCCGGCGGAGCTGCACGCGCGGCTGCTGGACCAGCGGGACTACCGGGGCCGCGTGGGGGCGATGGGGCAGCTGAAGCGGGTGCTGGGCGAGGCGCCGGCCGCGTCCCTGGCCTGCCTGCCGGCGCCCAGCCTGCTGGGCCTGCTGAGCCTGCTGCGCGCGCTGCTGGACGACTCCAACTTCAAGGTGGCGCTGGGCGCGCTGGAGGCGCTGCGGCTGCTGGCGGCGCGCCTGGGCCCGGCGGCGGGGTCCCGCGCGCGGCTGGAGCCGCTGGTCTCGGCGGCGGCCAAGGTGCTGGGCGACGCCAAGCTGGCCGTGCGCCAGGAGTACCGCCAGCTCTTCCTGGCGCTGATGCGCGCGGCCGGGCCGCAGCCCGTGCTGGACCTGCTGCTGCGCCCCGAGCACCTGCGCCACCGCAACGCGCGCGTCCGCGAGGTGGTGCTGGCCATCTCGGTGGCGGCGCTGCTCACCTTCCCCTCCGAGGACTTCCAGCTGCCGGCCCTGGCCGCCGCCCTGGCCCCCGCCCTGGCCGACGCCAAGCGCCGCGTGCGCCACGCCGCCCTGGAGGCCTTCGCCGTGCTGGCCTCGGCGCTGGGCCCCGCGCGGGCCGGCACCCTCCTGGAGGCCGTCGACGCCGTCGAGCTGCGCGGCGAGGGCGAGGGCGTGCTGGGCGCCGTGCAGGCCCGCCTGGCCCGCAAGACCCTGCCCCGCCTCACCGAGAACTGGTTCGTCGAGTACGCCGTGCCGCTGCCCGACTCGCCCCACGCCGCCGCCGGCCCCTGGCCCCGCGGCGCAGACACCGACTGGCTCCTGGAGCAGGGCAACCGCATCCAGAGCGCGCACAGCGGGTCCGCCAACGCCGCCGGACTCGCGCCCTTCGCCGAGCAGGGCGGCTGCCCCCGGAGGGTCCTCAGCGCCGGCAAGGGGAAGCTGCCCTGGGAGAGCGACAGGcctgcccccgccgcccccgCCGGGCGAGGATGCTGCTTCGCCAAGGCCAGCGACGCTGCCCCG CTCTCGCCATCAAACGATTTCCTGCAGTCTCCAAAACTGAGGCCTTCACAAG GTGTGATGGCCTCTCATCAGCCTCATATTCCAGGAAAATGCGGGCTGCTTGGTTTCTCTCACACTCGCGGGAAGAGCGGCAGTGTGGATTCTGATCTGCAGTTTCTAGGACTGAGCAACCCCTGGCAAGATAAAG TGTGTGCCAGCCTCAGTTTCACCAGCAAGCCTCAGCGGACCTTCTGCAGCCCCCCTGAGCATGCACCGCCTCTCCTGGGCTCCCACCCCAGCCAAGGAGCTTTCATCCTTCCATCCTACCCATTCTCATCGCCCAGGCACAGTCCAAAGCACACCTCCCCTCCTGCGGACTCACTCAAGAAGTCTCAAGACTTCTCTAATTCCTGGCCTCTGAAGAGTTTCGAAGGGCTTCCAAAACCTAGTCATCAGAAGAAGTTTTCCAGCCCGATGGCAGGAGAGGACGCAG AGGCAAAGCCACAGGATACGCCTCCCATTCAGCTGAAACCTGCCTTTGTGAGATCGCCGGCTTCGCGGAGAGGCCTGAGTGGAACAAAACCAGTGCCTCCCATCCCCAGGGGCCTTAGTCCCTTACCTGACAGAGTGGAAATCAACGTAGTGGGACACAAGAACGGGGAGCCAGAAGACATCTGGCTGAATGAGAGGGACAGGAAGCTGGCCATCGACCTTTCAGAGTTGAATGTCAATGAAAAggagctggatgaggaagag ATGCAGAGTTCTCTCCGCTCCTTGCGTAACAGCGCCGCCAAAAAGAGAGCAAAGCTAAACGGCAGCACTTCCGACCTCGAAAGCCCAGACTCTGTCCTGAAACTCGACCTGACCTCAGAGTCTCCTTCTTGCTTGTCGTCCCCAAGCACCAGCTCCTACAGCGAAAGTGGGGTGTATAGCCAGGAGTCTGTGACATCCCCGCTTTCGACAGCCCCTCAGGGAATGAGAACAAT GTCGGACATATTCCCTCTCGTTGGAGGTAACTCCCAGCCAATGAAGCTCTCACCAACACGGAATCGAGGTCCTATAACTGTGGAGCAGAGTCCCACCACAG GGATCATGTTTCATGAGAAAGCAGCTTCCAGCGTGAGCATCAGCGGCCAGCGCCTGAGCTACGGGAACGGATCAGGAGACTATGAAGAGGACAGACAGAAAGTGGCATCGCCCGCCATCCTTAAAGGGCAGAGTAAAGAGCACCAAAGGCACTGTAAATCCACCAAAG gGTTTACAGGGCCCACTTCGAGTTTACAGCAGCTAACTAGCCTAGACTTCATTTCACCGAGTGCCTTGTCAGAAGACTCTGTAGTCATTGTTGGAAAAG GAGTGTTTGGAAGCCCGCCTTCAGCTCCGCTAAGTTACGGCCAGTCCCTGATATTCTCCATGGAGAATGGAGATGCACCTTCGTTCAAGCAAAGCATGGAGCCGCTCTCCGGGATCTACGGGAGAGCCGTCCAACAGCAGAACCCTGCACTTTATTTTGATGTGGAAAACGAAAGAGAT ATGAAAGTTGCCTTATCCAAATCTGCCCGGGAGAAGATGagacagaagaagagagaagaaaaagaatatCAGGAAGTTAGAGATCTTGAAAGAAAGGAATCGCACACTTGGGACCTGCTTAAGCACAATGAATCGGAGAAGAAGACAACCGAAACCA GAAATGCTGCTTTCAGTCCTCTCTTGAAGAGAATGTCAAGTGTAAAAAGGGCACAGCCTTCAGTCTTGCTAGAATCAG GGGAAGTCTCTCCGGGTCCACGAATGCAGTTGAAAGACCGGGTGCTGTCTGTCACGCACAGTCCAGAGATAATGGAACCATCCGAACTGAGACCCTTCCCTAAACCTGATCTTGCTCTTTCGGAAGCCCTGCATTATCTTGCGGAAGACGACTG GGAGAAGAAGATTGAAGGCCTGAACTGGATCAGGTGCCTCTCTGCCTACCACCCTGATGTCTTGACGGCAAAGCTGCACGAAACCAGCCTGTCTGTTGTTCAGGAG GTGAAGAATTTGCGTTCCGTTGTTTCCCGAGCTGCCGTGGTTTGCTTAGGGGACTTGTTCAACTACCTGAAAAAGAGCATGGATCAAGAACTGGATAACACGGTGAAAGTCCTTTTGCACAAGGCTGGGGAATTGAACACCTTCATTAGGGAGGATGTGGACAAAGCCTTGAAGGCCATGGTGAACAACGTGACACCAGCACGGGCGCTCTCGTCTCTGATCAATGGAGGCCAAAG CCACTTGAACACAGCAGTGAGAAGATGTGCAGCCCAGCACTTGTCAGATGTGGTGGAGCACATGGGGCCGGGCCGAGCGTTGTCGGGCATTAAGGATGTGACCGACAAGCTTCTGTCTGCAGTAGCCAAATTTGTCCAAGACGGATCACAAGAAACAAG GTACTATGGACGGAAGATGCTCTTCACTTTGATGACACACGCAGACTTTGACAAGATGCTTGAAAAGTATGTGCTGCCAAAGGACTTGCCTTACGTGAAAGAGACTGTCAGCAGCCTGCGGCAGAAG GGTCTGGGAGAGATGCCGATAGTCACACCCTCAGCCAAGGGCGGAAGAAGGGGTCACACCAGCAACATGGACAATTCGAGATCAGCCTCTGTGTCGCGAGAAGCCCTCAATGCTGGCGACAG AGAGATTAGAGAAGTACGCGAAATGCCCCGGAAATTAGCTCCCCGTAACGCCTTGGAAAGTGCGGAATACGTGAAGGTCATAACGACGCTACTGAATGCAAAAGATTTCCGGGATCGAATTAATGGAATCAAGCAGCTGTTGGCAGACACAGAAAATAACCAGGACCTTGTTGTTGCAAACATTGTGAAG ATCTTTGATGCCTTCAAGTCCCGCTTGCACGACTCCAACAGCAAAGTCAACCAGGTGGCCCTGGAGACGATGCACCGCCTGATTCCTCTGCTGAAAGAGAAGCTGTCCCCCATTATCAACATGCTGATACCTGCCTTGGTGGACAACAACCTGAACTCCAAGAATCCAGGCATCTACGCCGCTGCCACAAACGTCATCCAAGCCCTTTGTCAACACTTAG ACAACTACCTGCTGCTTCAGCCGTTCTGCACAAAGGCCCAGTTTCTGAATGGGAAAGCCAAGCAAGACATCACGGAGAAGCTTGCAG AGCTGGTGGTGGAGCTGTATCCTCGCAAGCCTCACGCCGTGGAGCAGAAGGTCTTGGTGGTCCTGTGGCACCTGCTGGGCAACATGACCAACAGCGGCTCCTTGCCCGGAGCCGGCGGGAATATTCGGACAGCCACTGCTAAATTGTCAAAAGCGCTTTTTGCACAAATGGGTCAGAACCTGCTGATCCAAGCTTCGTCCCAGTCCCCCCACATCAAAAGAACTCTGGAAGAATTCCTTGACCAAGCTACCTGA